In one Penaeus monodon isolate SGIC_2016 chromosome 20, NSTDA_Pmon_1, whole genome shotgun sequence genomic region, the following are encoded:
- the LOC119586054 gene encoding uncharacterized protein LOC119586054, with the protein MNVSRILSRKQCSPIYLAIFVVCGLFITMCILTDMWILIILTCLFAPAVCQKMPKVTQRVQREETGTEADTEGRITQLANDRPVYTATYFSAPNPPLEELSVSRLEGQRATNLSDHHPLPTADLPPPYFALENEATDPSQGSPASLYVIRPPMLEPPSYQEAVQMS; encoded by the exons ATGAATGTTTCAAGAATACTTTCTAGG AAACAGTGTAGCCCAATCTATCTGGCCATCTTCGTAGTATGCGGTCTCTTCATTACCATGTGTATACTTACCGATATGTGGATTTTAATCATCTTAACTT GTCTTTTTGCACCCGCAGTTTGCCAAAAGATGCCAAAGGTGACGCAGAGGGTGCAGCGTGAAGAAACGGGAACAGAAGCAGACACAGAGGGTAGAATCACACAGTTAGCAAACGATAGGCCTGTATACACTGCCACATATTTCAGTGCTCCTAACCCACCCTTAGAAGAACTCAGTGTCTCAAGACTGGAAGGTCAGCGTGCAACGAACCTGAGCGACCATCACCCCCTTCCAACAGCCGACCTTCCTCCGCCTTACTTCGCACTGGAGAATGAGGCGACGGACCCATCTCAGGGCTCTCCGGCCTCGCTCTACGTTATTCGTCCACCAATGCTTGAGCCTCCCTCTTACCAAGAGGCAGTTCAGATGTCGTAG